A single region of the Oncorhynchus masou masou isolate Uvic2021 unplaced genomic scaffold, UVic_Omas_1.1 unplaced_scaffold_2660, whole genome shotgun sequence genome encodes:
- the LOC135533783 gene encoding phosphatidylinositol 4-kinase type 2-alpha-like: MDETSPLVSPLRDSNDFCPTEPTSPRGGFGGTPGSVVRIPAGSPERSRERQPLLDRDRGGLPRDPHRNDFSEDPEFREIIRKAERAIDEGIYPERIYQGSSGSYFVKDSQGKIIGVFKPKNEEPYGQLNPKWTKWLQKLCCPCCFGRDCLVLNQGYLSEAGASLVDQKLELNIVPRTKVVYLASETFNYNAIDRVKSRGKRLALEKVPKVGQHFHRIGLPPKLGSFQIFVEGFKDADFWLRRFEADPLPENTNRQMQLQFERLVVLDYIIRNTDRGNDNWLLKYDCPMDQGNRDTDWVVVKDPIIQLAAIDNGLAFPLKHPDSWRAYPFYWAWLSQAKVPFSQEIRELVLPKLADPNFIKDLEEDLYELFKKDPGFDRGQFHRQIAVMRGQILNLSQALKNSKTPSSWSRCLQL; encoded by the exons ATGGACGAAACTAGTCCGTTGGTTTCCCCGCTACGGGACTCCAACGACTTCTGCCCCACCGAGCCCACCAGTCCCCGGGGCGGATTTGGAGGCACGCCGGGCTCGGTGGTTCGCATCCCGGCCGGGAGTCCGGAGCGCAGCCGGGAGAGACAGCCGTTGTTGGACCGGGACCGAGGAGGTTTACCGCGGGATCCGCATAGAAACGACTTCTCGGAGGATCCCGAGTTTCGAGAGATCATCCGCAAGGCGGAACGCGCCATCGACGAAGGGATCTATCCGGAGAGAATCTACCAGGGATCCAGCGGCAGCTACTTTGTCAAAGATTCACAAGGG AAGATCATCGGTGTGTTCAAGCCTAAGAACGAGGAGCCTTATGGTCAGCTGAACCCAAAGTGGACCAAGTGGCTCCAGAAGCTGTGTTGTCCCTGCTGTTTTGGACGGGACTGTCTAGTCCTGAACCAGGGTTATCTGTCAGAGGCTGGGGCCAGTCTGGTGGACCAGAAACTAGAGCTTAACATAGTACCCAGGACCAAG GTTGTGTACCTGGCCAGTGAGACGTTTAACTATAACGCTATAGACCGGGTCAAGTCCAGGGGTAAGAGGCTGGCTCTGGAGAAGGTACCCAAAGTGGGACAACACTTCCACAGGATCGGCCTGCCTCCCAAG ttGGGTTCGTTCCAGATCTTCGTTGAGGGCTTTAAGGATGCAGACTTCTGGCTGCGGAGGTTTGAGGCAGACCccttgccagagaacaccaatagACAGATGCAACTACAGTTTGAGAGGCTGGTGGTCCTCGATTACATCATCAGGAACACAG aTCGGGGAAACGATAACTGGCTTCTAAAATATGACTGTCCCATGGACCAGGGAAACcgg gACACAGACTGGGTCGTAGTGAAGGATCCTATCATCCAACTAGCTGCTATAGACAACGGACTGGCCTTCCCTCTCAAACACCCCGACTCCTGGAGAGCCT ACCCGTTCTACTGGGCGTGGCTGTCCCAAGCCAAGGTTCCATTCTCCCAGGAGATAAGAGAGCTGGTTCTACCCAAACTTGCTGATCCCAACTTTATCAAAGATCTGGAGGAAGACCTGTACGAACTGTTtaag AAAGACCCAGGTTTCGACAGAGGGCAGTTCCACAGGCAGATAGCTGTTATGAGAGGACAG ATCCTGAACCTCAGCCAGGCTCTGAAGAACAGTAAGACCCCCTCCAGCTGGTCCAGATGCCTCCAGTTATAG
- the LOC135533784 gene encoding M-phase inducer phosphatase 1-like encodes METFNVLGNEISPGDALPGPSHNETVWSLSPSPGTGPSPVSELSFSLKSLRCHDGADTPRRKLRLTPELVTPSPPGPTPGSTCGRGLVPQGDETPTGNVLTDSGNRRRGERFLSPACSAPKMKRLRVKLSTRFCSAAVQRSDPGVRGLRCQGQSSPPGGGALRFRQGDVELPDVEALLSVRRVRARRRHFPPSSLLGSTMEDHTLTGDYSKPLLLPVERVEHQDLHCVSAQTVASLLRGQYSGTVGEFLVIDCRYPYEYHGGHIRGADNLHTEAQIQGLYSSSLPSTSSPPGAELPPAPWTGSRSRRQWYFHGWSVTEVQLTVTFTRKWHHATRTGVTHGGVIATETDCVPLRVLVREGPTAMSLPERAGQSTPCLPLPSALLP; translated from the exons ATGGAGACATTCAATGTACTTGGGAATGAAATCTCTCCGGGAGACGCACTACCGGGTCCGTCACACAACGAGACCGTTTGGAGCTTGTCACCTTCACCGGGCACCGGACCCTCACCTGTATCCGAGCTCTCCTTCAGCCTAAAGAGCCTCCGATGCCACGACGGCGC CGACACCCCACGCAGAAAGCTGCGACTGACGCCGGAGCTAGTGACTCCCAGTCCCCCCGGGCCCACGCCGGGTTCGACTTGTGGCAGAGGGCTTGTCCCTCAGGGAGATGAGACGCCGACAG GTAATGTCCTAACAGACTCCGGGAacaggagaaggggagagag GTTTCTCTCCCCTGCATGTTCTGCTCCTAAAATG AAGCGTCTGCGTGTGAAGCTGTCGACCCGGTTCTGCAGCGCTGCAGTTCAGAGGTCAGACCCAGGGGTCAGGGGTCTCAGATGTCAAGGTCAGAGTTCCCCGCCAGGAGGCGGAGCCTTGCGTTTCCGTCAGGGTGACGTGGAGCTGCCAGATGTTGAG GCATTGCTCTCTGTACGGCGGGTCAGGGCCAGGAGGCGGCATTTCCCTCCCAGTAGCCTCCTGGGTTCTACCATGGAGGACCACACCCTGACAGGAGATTACAGCAAG CCACTACTGTTACCAGTAGAGAGAGTGGAACACCAGGATCTTCACTGCGTCTCAGCCCAAACA GTGGCGTCTCTGCTAAGAGGACAGTACAGTGGTACAGTGGGAGAGTTCCTCGTCATAGACTGTCGCTACCCTTATGAGTACCACGGTGGACACATCAGG GGGGCAGACAACCTCCACACCGAGGCTCAGATCCAGGGGCTTTACTCCAGCTCCCTGCCCTCTACCAGCTCTCCTCCTGGGGCAGAGCTCCCACCAGCCCCCTGGACAGGCTCCAGATCCAGGCGTCAGTGGTACTTCCATGGTTGGAGTGTTACAGAGGTCCAGCTCACAGTCACATTCACCCGGAAGTGGCACCACGCCACCAGAACAGGGGTCACCCATGGAGGGGTCATCGCCACGGAAACTGATTGTGTTCCACTGCGAGTTCTCGTCAGAGAGGGGCCCACGGCT ATGTCAttacctgagagagctggacagaGCACTCCATGCCTCCCTCTACCCTCTGCTCTTCTACCCTGA
- the LOC135533786 gene encoding phosphoglycerate mutase 1, with amino-acid sequence MAAYKLVLIRHGESCWNQENRFCGWFDADLSETGEQEAKRGGQALKDAGYEFDVCYTSVLKRAIRTLWLVLDGIDQMWLPVHRTWRLNERHYGGLTGLNKAETAEKHGEAQVKIWRRSYDTPPPPMEEEHNFYNNISQDRRYGDLTGDQLPSCESLKDTIARALPFWNDEIVPQIKDGKRVLIAAHGNSLRGIVKHLEGMSEEAIMELNLPTGIPILYELDKNLKPVGPMQFLGDEETVKKAMEAVAAQGKAKK; translated from the exons ATGGCTGCGTACAAGTTGGTTCTGATCCGTCATGGAGAGAGCTGCTGGAACCAGGAGAACCGCTTCTGCGGATGGTTCGACGCGGACCTCAGTGAAACCGGGGAGCAGGAGgcgaagagaggaggacaggcgtTAAAAG atgCTGGCTATGAGTTTGATGTGTGCTACACCTCAGTCCTGAAGAGAGCCATCCGGACCCTGTGGTTGGTCCTGGACGGGATCGACCAGATGTGGCTTCCTGTCCACCGCACCTGGCGCCTCAACGAGCGCCACTACGGAGGCCTGACGGGGCTCAACAAGGCAGAGACAGCGGAGAAGCACGGCGAGGCCCAGGTTAAGATCTGGAGGAGGAGCTATGACACCCCACCTCCTCCCATGGAGGAGGAGCACAACTTCTACAACAACATCAGCCAG GACCGTCGCTATGGCGACCTGACGGGGGATCAGCTGCCGTCCTGTGAGAGCCTGAAGGACACTATTGCCCGGGCGCTGCCCTTCTGGAACGATGAAATCGTGCCCCAAATCAAGGACGGGAAGAGGGTTCTCATCGCCGCCCACGGCAACAGTCTCAGAGGCATTGTCAAGCACCTGGAGG GTATGTCAGAGGAGGCCATCATGGAGCTCAACCTGCCTACAGGGATCCCCATCCTGTatgaactggacaagaacctgaagCCTGTAGGGCCCATGCAGTTCCTGGGAGACGAGGAGACAGTGAAGAAGGCCATGGAGGCTGTGGCTGCCCAGGGCAAGGCCAAGAAATAG